A genomic segment from Necator americanus strain Aroian chromosome III, whole genome shotgun sequence encodes:
- a CDS encoding hypothetical protein (NECATOR_CHRIII.G10192.T1), protein MVVVNEPTGDNPGISSLTSVTIFTMGRSCRHFRVRQLFLSLAERITKRRETALLHALDAQMNCQPGCIISLAHPGIVYEFTDQECTSPAHQQHASAIPSSSHSPLCRARVIIDAARSSSSSTGGLGWPAGWGLGPGRLARRGLACRYGPPRASSGTATSHVMTS, encoded by the coding sequence ATGGTTGTTGTAAACGAGCCGACAGGCGACAATCCTGGAATTTCTTCGCTGACGAGTGTCACAATATTCACAATGGGGCGCTCTTGCCGTCACTTTCGTGTGAGGCAGCTTTTTCTGTCGCTTGCCGAACGCATTACAAAGCGGCGCGAAACGGCGTTACTGCACGCGCTTGATGCGCAAATGAACTGTCAGCCGGGATGCATTATCAGTCTTGCTCATCCCGGGATCGTCTACGAGTTCACGGATCAGGAATGCACTTCGCCGGCCCATCAGCAACATGCCTCCGCGATCCCCTCCTCGTCACACTCGCCGCTCTGCCGTGCACGTGTGATTATCGACGCGGCGcggtcgtcgtcgtcgtccacCGGGGGGCTGGGCTGGCCGGCCGGCTGGGGGTTGGGCCCGGGACGACTGGCGAGGCGTGGCCTCGCATGCAGATATGGGCCGCCTCGGGCCTCCTCCGGCACTGCTACCTCGCATGTCATGACGTCATGA